The genomic region CAATCGTGgaaattgtgtgaaaataattgaaaaaaagtagagTTAAACTTTAAAAGCTCGATTGTTAAATTATTGCgaagtggaaaatatttttacgagcCAAGGAAAATCCATGAGagaataattaaattgaataaattaatagtgaaataataaattaagaaattaaattgaaaaaataatagtgaataagactaaatattttgtaaacgattttttatgagccaaTTAAAAGAAGGAAAATCCATAAgagaataattaaatttaaggaaaaaattaataatattgaataaaagttaaatattttgtaaaatgcaAATATAGATTTGAAGCAAGGAAACTTtagctaaattaaatttaataaaactaataaatgaATGATATTTAAATTATCTCTTGACATTTAAAATGACTAATCCAATTAATAGTTTGAGACCAGCAGTCCTTAATTCCCCAAACCCTCAACCAAACGATGAAAATAGGGACATAAATAGACAAGCGACAGAAATAGTGAATAGGATTTTAAACGAACGTGcaaatgcaagaaatgttgTTGAGGTAGACGAAAAGTTAATATAGCAGCAGCAAACGGCATAGGAGAATTAGACAAAATACCTGACGTCGTACGTTGCTTTCGCGAATTCTCCAGTGATCCAGGGGAATTCGGATCTTGGAAGAAAAGTGTGGAAAGAATATTTCAGATGTACGAAGCCATACGGGGCTCccataaatattttggaattatTAGCGTTATCAGGAATAAAATTATAGGACATGCGGACATTGTATTGGAATCATACAATACACCCTTAAACTGGACCGCTATTTCCCGCTGCCTGGTATGCCGTGGTACGCATTATGGTGAGAAACGAGATTTATGTACTCTCGAGTATCAAATGTCATCCTTAATCCAAGGAAATTTTTCGTACAGGAATTCTATCAAAAAGTTTATACCAATCTTTCCCTGAtcctaaacaaaatttcatgttTGGATGCAGGAATGGAATCTTGCACCTTGTTGGTACCCACATACAGAAATAAAGCCCTTGATACATTCATAAGGGGTCTCAACGGAGACTTACCTAGATTGCGAGGAATTAGGGAACCTTCCTATTTTCCTGAGGCACTCCAATTAtgcttaaaattggaaaattaaacTTTCAGAGTACAGGTTGCTCACTATAACTCCCGTATAACTCATCTTGTAACgtctcctcctcctcctcctctaCGTAGAAACTCTCAACCTCAAACATTTTATCCACATTTAATTCATTGGAATCAACCAATGCAAGGACATAGGCATTATCAACCCCCACCTAACCAACAATGGCAACAAGTTCCTCCTCGACCTTTTGCACCTAAACCATTACCAAAACCTGAACCAATGGCTATTGACCAAAGTATCCAAACACGAGGAGTTAATTACATAAATCGACCAGCACCGAATTCGTTGTTAGGAAAACGTCCCCCTTATCCAACCCAACAACTACATAAGCCCAACAAATTGCAAAAGAACTTCCCTATAAATTCTGAAATACACCCAAACGCAGAAAACTACGGTCAATTTGAGGAAACACACAACAGGTATCCTGACCAACCAAATCAGGGATGTAACGATAATTATGAAACAGATAATTTTGACCACCAAGAAAGTGAAACTCTTATTGAGGATCTTTccgatatacattttttagactAGCGAACTCGTCACTGccttattttaaaattctaatcGGCACAGGTTCtaacaaaaattacattcaaCATTCTATAGTACCCAACCCAATTCCTAATGACAATATATTCTTGGCGAACTCTATCGGGGTTAATGTAAAAATATCCCATCATACAAACGTAAATCTTTTCGGAACACCAGATCTaaagataaaattttttattctgccTTCATTAAAACCTTTCCATGGAATTTTAGGAAACGACAGTTTAAAAGCCGGCCATAATTCACACAAAACATGACTATATGACAATTCAGAACACAATGAAAGTTCCAATTAAACAACATATCACGCAGGCAATCAACAAAATTGACATACGTACCGACCATatgacaaaatatcaaaaagataCTTTAACAAGACTGATTGCTGATTACAAGACACTCCTTAGTGAACCTGACGAAAAGTTGACATTTACTACTACAGTGACCGGTGAAATAAGAACTACCAACAATGGCCCAATTTACACGAAGTGCCTCAAAGAACAGGTAGAAAAGCAAATTGAGGAATATCTCCGCGACGGTATTATTCGACCATCTAGGTCTCCATACAACTCGCCTGTATGGgtagtaccaaaaaaattagatgCGTCAGGAGAGACAAAATATCGAATGGTGATAGACTATAGGAAACTAAACTCAGTAACAATAGCCGACAAATATCCAATTCCCGAAATAAATGGAGTACTTTCAGAACTCGGAAAGAATATTCTTTTCAGTACTCATTTTAAAGAGCGGCTTCCATCAGATTCCTTTAAAAGAATCAGATATAGAGAAGACAGCTTTTTCGGTGAATAATGAGAAATATGAATTCGCCCGATTACCTTTCGGTCCCAAGAATGCTCCTTCTATTTTCCAAAGAGCTCTTGATGACATTTTAAGGGATCACATAGGAAAAAGATATTATGTTTACATCGATGACGTTGTTATATTCAGTAAAGATGAAGAAACTCAtttaaatgatattaaaaaaaatttgatacttTGGAACAagctaatttaaaaattcaggtTGACAAAtgtaaattcttaaaaacagaagtagaatttttaggttttattatTTCAGAAAACGGCCTCAAAACAAATCCATAAAAAGTTGACGCAATAGTAAATTTTCCACCCCCACAAGCGCTTAAAGATCTTCGTTCCTTTTTAGGACTTTCTAGCTATTATCGCCGTTTGCAAAGCTTGCAAAACCTCTAACGATCCTTTTAAGAGGGGAAGACGGACGAGTgtgcaaaaatatttccaaaaaagttaaaatctcACTAAACAAAGAAGCAATGAACTCATTTCAAAAACTCAAACGATCACTCACAGAAAAAGACGTATTACTGACATACCCTGACATTCtccgcaaatccgatggactattccatctggtccattttggagagcaaggagaggactaaaaaatatgggccaaaatacctcaagatcacattcgtgcagcatgcaactcattttttgaccgtttgaaggctatagttaaggcaaaaggtggttatatcgagctaaagtgaatatatgttaaaattgtaatcatttttgaacaattttgtctttgaaatcaataaaaactaatttcacacataaaagttatggtgttttgaataggtaacacttcatatcgttcaccctgtataaacCAGGCAGAACCAGAAGATATCTCACATTTATTCATTGACAGGCACACAACATAGCGATGAAAGTTCCGCACATTACCTTATTCCCGCAGTAGAAGCATCAATAAAcgtttttaaaaatcaaatttggcTCTTAAGTGGCGAAGAAAATAGTTATCAATTTAAGATTCCATTTCCCACATTTCATAGACATATTCTTATTCAACATGACTACACTCACGAAAATCTTATTTCCATTTTCAAACGATACTTAAACCCTTCAGTAATAAATGGCATTTTTACATCGGAACCAATCATgggaaaaatccaaaaaatatacccactacatttttctaaatttaaaatacgTTTTACTCAGACTCAAGTAGAAAATTTGCCAGAGGAACATAAACaggaaatagaaattttaaaagaacaCAAACGTGCGCATAGAAATCCTCAAGAAAATAAGATtcaaatattacagaaattttacTTCCCAAAAATGAgttcaaaaatagaaaatataattaaacaatGTAAATTTTGTAAGGAAAGCAAATATGACCTACACCGCAATAAACCACAATTACTCGAAACATCCATTCCGCAATATCCTGAAGAAATAGTTCATATCAATATATACAATACGGAGAAAAGACTAGTTCTCACAGCTgttgataaattttcaaaatatgctcAAGTTAAATTAATAGACTCCAAAGCAAGTGAATACATTAGAGAACTATTAAGACAGATAATTTTCGCCTTTGGCGTACCCAAATTTAGTATATAACAAAAAAGCTTTGAATTCAGCATCCATATGTTTCATGCTAGAAGATCagttacaaatacaaatttataaaactccTCCTTACACAAGTACAGTCAATGGATAGGTAGAGCGATTTCACTCAATCCTTACTGAAATTATGCGGTGTCTGAaagctgaaaaaatatatagatcCTTTTCAGAACTTTTAGATAGATCtgtatatgaatacaattacacCATTCATTCTACAATAGGAAAACGACCAATAGAAGCATTCTTCGGAAGAAGAGTGTCCACAAACCCAGAGCAATACGAAAATTCACGGAAAGAAAACATAGAggcaattaagaaaaaacaggaaaaagatttagaagcgcataataaaaaaagaacttcTATGAAAACATATTCACTAGGTGATGATATTTACGtaagaattaataaaagattATGTTCAAAACTCACTGCTAgatataaaaaggaaatagtaAGAGAAGACAAATGAAGTATAGTTATTACTGAAAAAGGACGGATAGTACACTAAAGCAACATtaagacataaaaaaaaaattatatttttctttttagattACTTCTACCACTAATCAGTGGCGAATTTAGGATACTTGACTATACTAACTCACAATTAGCGACTTTTAATACAGGATGGATAAAAATTCAATCCGGAGCTTATAGAATTATTCATACAATAGACATAAATGAATACCAAAGGACATTGAGCAATCTTAACAATAGCATAAGACATATATTTATGAACCACCGTAGaaccacgacagtcggttctacgttaccgaaacgacccggacttatatccggccaaggactgtcactccagcagcattcaccgtatgtaagtatgtggaatgtttatgatgctacaacaacaagaagaaaATTAAACCCTTAAATATTTGGGTCTCCAACGAAACACTAAACTAGATCAcgcaactataaaaaaataacttgtaACACAAATTGAAAAACGCTTCAAACAAATCCTTAAAACATATTTGAATTCCAAAAATCTTACCAAAGCCTTAAATACACACATATCAATCGTCCTATAAAATACATATTCATTTCGGAACATACGTTGGTCTAACACATAGAAAACagataacaaaatatataaagataCATCCAAAATCATGCATACAACGAATTACAATCCCAAGAACAGAAGGAGGAAGAGGCGTTATACACATTCACAACCTGCACaacaatcaaataaataatctcAAACAAATTTTCTCAACTAAACCTTTATAACACAGATCATATAATAACATGTACAACAATAGACGAAAAAAGCCATTTGCGCACAGAAAGAGTTACACGGCAGATATTAACACATAATGCGGGACCAAAATATTGACCAGAAAAATAGCTACACCTAGCTAGAAAAGAAgaactttattctgaaactGATGGGTTTGCGATAGCCATTCAGGATCAAGTTATCCTTAcataaaattgtcaaaaatatattttgaaagatCCCAACGTGTCAGATGATAAATGCCGCGATGCCAAATACACGCAAAAAAGATAGACCACTTAATCACAGGATgtcatatataatacataccgAATATACAAAAGAAGTAGCAAAAAAGATAGACCACTTAATCACAGGATgtcatatataatacataccgAATATACAAAAGAAATAGCAAAGAAACTACAACTGTTAAAAAATCAGcaactaaatattttacaaatacacACCATGCAACCTAAACGAAAATGATATACGAGGTCTGTTcaaaaaaattgcgaattttgaattttcgtaggttacgtatattcgaactttgatttttttgtgtcgatatgttggtactcatgtctctcactcatgccgacgagttcgaccattttgaatgttcagttaattgttgacagctgctttgcttgcacgtacaaaatgttctcagaaggccgagaagatgtgaacgacggaaagcgtgccggacgccgaaaaagttgatgaagtgaagaaaatggtattggccaatcgtcgaatctcCGTTAGATAAGtagctgaggacctagacatatcgattggctcgtaccattcgatttttttctatcatttgggcATGAATcgagtcgccgcaaaattcgtaccaaaactgctcaatttcgactaaAAGCAGCTTcgtatgaacattgctaatgagatttTGGACTCTGTTCCCGACGAcctaaatttgctccagagggtcataactggtgaggTATCGCGGGTTTATGCTTATGACGTGGAAGCCAAATATCAATCATCTCAATGTAAGCTGCCGCACGCAGCAATACCGAAAAAAACGCGCCAAGTTCgctcgaatgtaaaagttttgcttaccgtgtTCTTCGATTGCAGAGGCGTAGTGCAGGAGTTCTTGCCacagcaatccgccagaaacgcccggatttatgaaagaacaaaaattggctcttgcatcacgataacgcccctacTCACATATCGTTGTTTGTGCGcgaatttttggccaaaaacaacacactaatgatgccacaggcaacgtattctccagatctggcccctgtgactttttcttgttcccgaaactgaagaggcccatgaaaggacgacgctacgctacgattgacgagataaagacggcatcgaagaagaagctgaacaagataaaaaaaaaaataattttttgaactgcttcaaagattggaaaaaactttggcagaagtgcataatatctcaaggggattactttgaaggggacaaaatagatattaatgaataaataaataatttttgaaaaaacataaagctcgcgatactttttgaacacacctcgtatacacGCTATACTGGGACatagaaatatatacaaataaaaccaTAATTAACAATAGACCAGATATAACACTTATTAACAATACCAGAGTGGCGTgggatataataataataagttgcCGTAAATTCAACATACACACTGAAACAAATGATCACGTAACATCAGAAATCCCAATGCTTGCTGGGGCGAAATACGCGTAAAGGCACGATACAGTTGTCCAAATTGTTCACAAAGAAATAGCCTCAATTCTCAATCTAACTAATAACTACCAATATACACCCGAAACTATACTagaaaacgaaaatttcaaattatactGGGATAAAACCATATACAGTGAGAAGACAATAATCTGAAACCGATCATATATttataacaataacaaacaagaaagaaaaatcGCACAGCTAATTGAGCGTTCCTAatgtatatatagtacatacgtAGCACACAGCAAATACgtacagaaaattgaaaaatacataGAGCTTGCCACAAAATCATCTCGAAAAAAAGTGAAGTGATGAAAATACTCCCAATCATAATATCAACAACCAAAATATTACATaacaattttatacaaaacccaaaatcaatgaatatagacaacaacaaaaatcagtCACATTGCAAACATGTAATATGGTAAAGTCCTTTTTGAACCAGATCCATTAACAAAAAATACTGTACATCATAGCATAAAACAACAAAGCATTGTATCGACATCCAGTACGTTATCTCCAGTAGTTACTACGATTCCGAGATGGGGAAactctataataataaaaatatggagCATAAGACCATCATTGTTTTATGCATTTCCGAACGGTAAATAGTTTTTCGCGTCAAAGGAGAATATACCACTATTACAAAAAACATTCccattatttttaatgttatatCCCTCATTCTAATAGCTAATAGCCGCTAGGCTACGAAGAGGAAACCATTAATCCAAACTAGTATGCCACCTGCTAAATAAATACACTGAGGACTTTTAAACCAGTCTTACTATATTATACGACGAAATGTTAACCTGTTTTATTGCTTTACATCTTTTTCAAACACCTTTTTAATATCTTGAAGACTTGTGGTAGTTTGTTCCAAAATCTTTTGGGCAAGTTCTTTCAGCTTAGGTTCCTGAGTCTTTTGAAATTTCTCGAATTCAGTCTTAAGCACTTCAGTTTCACTGTTGTATTTTTCGATAACGGCTTTTGCATCAGGCGATTGTTTGATTTCATCCAAAACCTTGTCTACAGTTGCTCGGAAACTTTTCACTGCCTCATTGTCTTTTAAACTTTCTGTCTAAAATtcatattacatttattttaacatGTAATTTATTAATAGTCCGACTATAATCTCTGATGAATCATATTTACCTCTTTCTTGATATTGGCACCCCATTCATCTAATTGTTTAGCTACATCCCGTCCGGTCTCTTCGAATGCTTGAGCGTTAAATGATTGTGAAACggtatttccaaattttttgaaattttcgttaaTGAGTTCAAATAAACTTAAAACCGTGGGAGCTTCGGCATTAGTGGAGACGTCGCGTACTGAACGAGCGCACACGGTCTAAGGAGTATATTGTTTGTTTTCAATAGTGCATATAaacgtatgtacatactataTTACAACTCTTACCGCAAAAAGGACGAAGCTCAGAACAAAGAGAGGCTTATAATACATATCGAATAACTGCAACGTCTTTTCCAATTCTCAAAACGAGACTGCTCAAAGCCCATCGAAATTCGACTTTATATACAATCAGAAATACGTGGACGTTCAAAGATCATGCGATAACTTATTGAAATAGTAAGaagaaattatttgatttagagcttatgtatacaaatatgtgtgtatactaTGCATGTTGTATCTTCTAAATACTGCATATTTGCATACGTGTGAGTTttataagaaaacatacatTAGTTATTCCACTGTGTGTGTTTAAGCTATGAcactatgaaaaatatatttctttttgtagCCACTAATGTCAAATGTTGATAACAAAGGGCGATAATAAATTCGCTATTGTtcattttatgtacatatgcacatcatatatgtacatagataagcAATATAAACTACAATACATCTCGTATAAATGAATTAGTTTCACAATTACTTAgttgtattttgaaattaattaaacatttttttctacttttatttcttattcataTTATAAAGAGAATCATAAAACATATGGTAAATCTACACAAGCATAAGATGGGTTGGAATGTTTAGTAATcgcatattaattaataatatattaattaattcacATTGACTGACTGATTCTACGTGCACCAATTATAAGAAACCCCATCTCGACAATCGACCGAACGGTGGCCTGTACTCTCATATAGTGCACACCAGGCCACTAATTGCAGTTGCAGTCATAAAGTTCTAGTCTTCAATTCCTTTATTATAAATAAgatgttttttaaaaagaattttctatatttcgaaatgAAAGTCTTTGAACTGgctgaaataagaaaattaagtaaagggatttccaataacaggtgttattttggaatggagtgcgctatcgagagatgattaacgattttttatggccggaattggatggtattgatctggacaacgtttattttcaacaagacggcgcttcgTGCCACACaatcaacgaaaccattgatcttttacgggaaaagtttccggaccgtgttatctctcgaagaggtgatcacaattggccaccgatatgttgtgatttaacaccttgtgacttttttctttgggaccacgtgaaagagaaggtctacgccaacagcccagggtcgattaaagacctcaaagatggaattcgtgaggctatcgaggacatagagcagctattttgcaattcggttatggaaaatttcatgaaaaggatattgtcctgtaagcgtcatcgtggtggtcatttgcctgatgttatttttcattactaacggcataccttcctctttataatgaaataaacatccgatcatttatggtatattaaaaaataccatttttctttgaatatcaaaagaacacctcttattggaaaaccctttattaaaacACAACATTGAAGTAAGGATCATATATATAACCCAGGTTTCCCCAAACTATGCGCCGGGAGGCGGTGCATTTCAGTCGCCTATGAAAGTATACAACGAGTATATGAAATGAAACTATGAGTTTAGCGAGAGCGCTATTCTATTCAAATATGTAAGGGTATTTATCTAAAATCTTAAGTGCCACACAAACCACGTAAACTTACGAGAAATGGTTTTCACataccgcgaaaatcatgtgtacacagagtgcagataaatacgtccgactcgtactagctctgtctagaaaagaaagcaggactatcgtaggtatgctggcaggccacaatttgctagcggcgcacgcatacaagatatGAACCACAAACAACGATAAAATTcttaggagctttacaatatgagaagttagaaaaCCTCTCGGGAatagagctccaaagtttacttagattcgcaaaaaacgcagacgtattacaagatgtctactacaaagaaacgtaagggtctagctccatctggtaacactaaggatcaataggATTGTGATGGATTTCAGCCATCTAGGTCAACCTTACCTAATGtaagttattattttaaaattgttatattATAATGTTTCTGATCGCTTTACCTAGTTCTCATAGTTCCAATTTCTCATGTGGTTGTTTtggtttagaaacaaaaaatatggcgCGCGGAAAAGCTTTTTCTGAATTTGGGCAGAGACAATGCGAGAGAttgcttcaaaattaaaaagaagttaaactattttttgcaTTACTTCCATTTGAAATATAAGTACGGATGGACCAAGAGAAAAGATAGAAAACCAAAACTTACCACTAGAGATGCTCTGGAGATCAAACGTTTAGCTATAAACAGTTTTTGGCagctaaaaaataccaattttggAATAGCCTGCCTGCAACCCTGACCTTAATCCGATTAAAAATTTATGGGCAATACTTTCGCAAACGGTTTTCAAACATAGAAGTCAGTTTGATAGCGCTAAAAGTCTAAGAAATGCGATTTATTTCGAATGatcaaaaatgtatcaaaatctTATGAAAAACTAAATCAAATCGATTCCTCGACGACTTTGATAACTTATAATGAAACTCTTTTTGACCCTCCATCTCAAACTATTAAGCtctaaattataaacaaaccaCAACAACTCTAtctgtttattttaaatattgtaacattggttttaaacttttttcattccatagatttacttacttttacttttttgataattaatttaagtttcgtGAAAGGTGTGTTTATTACTGACTATTTTTAAAACCTTTAttattaaaagcttaaaataaaaaaaatataaagtgttAGCCCtaaactgataataaaaatataagaaatttagttggtcttataattttttcgtgtggAGTATTAGTTCCACTTGCATTGCTGC from Anastrepha obliqua isolate idAnaObli1 chromosome 2, idAnaObli1_1.0, whole genome shotgun sequence harbors:
- the LOC129239346 gene encoding uncharacterized protein LOC129239346, whose protein sequence is MYYKPLFVLSFVLFATVCARSVRDVSTNAEAPTVLSLFELINENFKKFGNTVSQSFNAQAFEETGRDVAKQLDEWGANIKKETESLKDNEAVKSFRATVDKVLDEIKQSPDAKAVIEKYNSETEVLKTEFEKFQKTQEPKLKELAQKILEQTTTSLQDIKKVFEKDVKQ